A part of Palaemon carinicauda isolate YSFRI2023 chromosome 8, ASM3689809v2, whole genome shotgun sequence genomic DNA contains:
- the LOC137645846 gene encoding uncharacterized protein, which yields MDPLAEVRKEDQHNTPLCCDVTLSPSLRPTFDSFEVNKSSTKETDLVMENENKTFENLCPMKSNSLTRSETFPRDENLLGPKGPKQNSPNELRVPSFESKLIQLERREVSGSPRDENECLRDIIEKGVNLSSHSPEQWARNEEPKVLVKNNEVTLVSTFVAKGFHSTEEPANVTKSFDCMLKDTGLMEKTSPIPQNEVAYLGIGTSQIFQEDTHKEKTSEFEAEVTDDFVLNTVDVDNDVKLPAHTIIDKPVREPLENQTGDMTTSVIISPASDVDGSGTEYPSLRAEDDQQKFYDISTLSQRPGDVIQENIHWNRSPVQTGNKIGSKSSSKSRISKEKESVGAQPNKEYCTTNSCSELATSRAENKPQKVITPVSESTELEEVLGFLELDQTDNSESPSLVEVNNKTTQSATQDVHNGTVRRSLSPFQEHGLRNRPCSPLYENSETGKENSQMPELKTSPSIKGMEQVSKLHESNIEITHNNHSSVEDTEVYENLPELTENTLTIPHADSPQDANMHKSKSISQADFRKADDCDNQLAVPELVKLNIHMQPTLNQDLNEMEAMLKLTVTEEYNKSNSNEVTPSKSLEREHNVSRGTDKACKSHREETHENKNFTQTPMENPTGVQEENVSSLVRSCSASSAETVKLSERSTSPSSAEDICTSGKYVNLSFPESSAVRKGSEDESGMMSFEKNNENLSEQHQELEVSASNIPFVDENHLSQVSSSETDVNNTTLCKKASTTKENSQVIIHRNGSLVHTTYDVTQSTHSPTESLKPDQDLIVKDKSLSFLNVVNNIKSVGAQPLTTEISTLTILQAPEGVSMSKKDQASAKDWATDEDYIVEDQTHVKMVPDYLNNELAQRGNGKHENGVLSKSDNHEEIQVTPESNASLPSHASQNNDGSLIKTPCGVMHSTQSQRQDQDLLTVKDKSLSFLYVVENIESISAQPSTTEISSKAILKAPKGESIAKKDHTSVKDQNTEDQMLVKKMPNSLNIESAEGHNEKQENVVFKSDNHEHIQVIPESNTSLPSHTRQNNNGTLVKTTCDVTQSIHNPLDTTNPDEILLIVKDKSLSFLNVVNNIESVGTQPLTAEIRTKAILQPLNEDSILRRDYTSVKDQTTDEHCIVEDQTHVKKVPDSLNKELAVRNTGEQENVVLLKGDNYGKIKVIPESNASLPSHTSQNNNESLVKTVCDIRQSTHAPIDSPKPDEDLLIMKDRSLSFLNVVDNIQNGCAEPSTEEINREAISEAPKGDSMLKKDQLSVKNQTTGEDCILEDQTHVKNMPDSLNKELAERSNGEQENVALSKFDNHKHIQVCNISLPSHTKENNGDIAEMLIKVQDTIQSDYIEKSNNDEAIRCREKINNKLPDEKIKHASVDCIEVESEGNRENSTSDNSHKLENKESEVARNTHVWWKKKQISTNRNKLSVDLINAQSVLQQKAIQDPSTFSKLSPPKRNALSKRVNGSQLNSVIRDTKVRSLRKRKARELTKDDDLPMKRKLRSFNISLKSSCPYSKDHRQTVKSAIKSTSKLPRAKVIHTTEKPKSSTPLKRKMENQSDSFHPSKVPRMEKVTNQTSITTRFAAKTSKEYQDHSLLNISHQKALMFEAVQEGNIKLVKELISITGPTIRNDKDSCTLLHIAASNNQYDTVFHLLNFMNPNLINKDGQTPAHMAAREGHVQVLRLLLADKDIQPNKKDSQGRTYMDLLAGPLFDAVLKGEKNKISALLKLGANPDYDAGSFADGIMSKELRITTPRQLAFTIHGQKYLPSFSKGDKHNAKKVREAQRSPRTRSSTKTKLSEVNTSRGNKNHVSNPNTKSHRGHVCILNFKTFPKRPELEREASVAEVSHLSKVFGEIGYTCDIHDSLTESEVRNTLIGLQDSGKLNGASCAIFLVSSHGVNKKAFLTSDMKLITTEWMMGLFRESDCPQLRNKPKIFIFDFTCGYYMETLNLYREQRPVRMQEPICNTLCLYSQSIGVAHCAECSFVNVLRNTLKNHSLNRDFDEFYRQLLNEYTQRNDGLLPEFSNIDFTGRFYINPIDKEDILS from the exons ATGGATCCTTTGGCAGAA GTACGAAAGGAAGATCAACACAATACCCCACTGTGTTGCGACGTGACATTAAGCCCATCTTTACGCCCAACATTTGATTCTTTTGAAGTAAACAAATCATCTACCAAAGAGACGGACTtggtaatggaaaatgaaaataaaacattcgaAAATCTGTGTCCTATGAAATCAAACAGTTTAACAAGATCGGAGACCTTTCCAAGAGATGAAAACTTATTAGGACCCAAAGGTCCCAAACAAAATTCTCCTAACGAGCTGAGAGTTCCATCTTTCGAGAGTAAACTGATTCAGTTAGAAAGAAGGGAGGTGAGCGGCTCTCCAAGGGACGAGAATGAATGCCTTCGTGATATCATTGAAAAGGGAGTAAATCTTTCTTCACATTCTCCAGAGCAATGGGCACGAAACGAGGAGCCTAAAGTACTAGTGAAAAACAATGAAGTTACTCTTGTTAGTACTTTTGTAGCTAAAGGGTTCCATTCAACTGAGGAGCCAGCTAATGTTACAAAATCCTTTGACTGTATGCTGAAAGATACAGGGCTAATGGAGAAAACAAGTCCCATTCCCCAAAATGAGGTTGCTTATTTAGGTATTGGCACTAGTCAGATATTTCAAGAGGATACACACAAAGAAAAAACAAGTGAATTTGAGGCAGAAGTCACTGATGACTTCGTGTTGAATACTGTTGATGTTGACAACGATGTGAAGCTACCAGCTCATACTATTATCGACAAGCCAGTGAGAGAGCCACTAGAAAACCAAACTGGTGACATGACTACATCTGTAATTATATCTCCAGCATCTGATGTGGATGGCAGTGGTACTGAATACCCATCATTAAGGGCAGAAGATGATCAGCAAAAGTTTTATGACATTTCAACACTTAGCCAAAGGCCTGGAGATGTCATCCAGGAAAATATACATTGGAACAGATCACCTGTTCAGACTGGAAATAAGATTGGTTCAAAAAGTTCTTCAAAATCAAGAATTTCAAAAGAGAAAGAATCTGTGGGTGCACAGCCAAATAAAGAATATTGTACAACTAATTCTTGTAGCGAGTTAGCAACAAGCAGAGCTGAAAATAAACCGCAAAAAGTCATTACTCCAGTGTCTGAATCTACAGAGTTAGAAGAAGTTTTGGGTTTTCTTGAGTTGGACCAAACAGACAATTCTGAGTCTCCATCTTTGGTTGAAGTAAATAACAAAACAACCCAGTCAGCAACACAGGACGTCCACAATGGAACTGTTCGGAGAAGTCTTTCCCCTTTCCAAGAGCATGGTCTTAGGAATAGACCTTGCTCTCCACTATATGAAAATTCCGAAACTGGTAAAGAGAATTCACAGATGCCAGAATTGAAGACCTCTCCGAGTATCAAGGGGATGGAACAAGTTTCAAAACTACATGAAAGTAATATAGAGATTACCCATAATAATCATTCTTCAGTTGAAGATACAGAAGTCTACGAGAATCTCCCTGAACTTACTGAGAACACCCTCACAATACCTCATGCAGATTCACCACAAGATGCCAACATGCACAAAAGTAAAAGCATATCACAAGCAGATTTCAGGAAGGCAGATGATTGTGATAACCAGTTAGCAGTGCCAGAGCTTGTTAAGTTAAATATCCATATGCAACCAACACTAAATCAAGATCTAAATGAAATGGAAGCTATGTTGAAATTAACCGTAACCGAGGAATATAATAAGAGTAATTCAAATGAAGTAACACCATCAAAATCTTTAGAAAGGGAACACAATGTATCAAGAGGCACAGATAAAGCATGCAAGTCACACAGAGAAGAAAcgcatgaaaataaaaatttcaccCAAACACCAATGGAAAATCCTACTGGCGTTCAAGAAGAAAATGTTTCTTCTTTGGTGAGATCTTGCAGTGCATCGTCAGCAGAAACGGTTAAATTATCAGAGAGGTCTACCAGTCCATCTTCAGCTGAAGATATTTGTACTTCTGGGAAATATGTAAATCTATCATTCCCTGAAAGCTCTGCTGTAAGGAAAGGGTCAGAGGATGAATCAGGTATGATGAGtttcgaaaaaaataatgaaaacttgtCAGAACAACACCAGGAATTAGAAGTGTCAGCATCAAACATTCCTTTTGTAGATGAAAATCATTTGTCTCAAGTATCATCATCTGAAACAGATGTAAATAACACAACTTTGTGTAAAAAGGCATCAACGACTAAAGAAAATAGCCAAGTAATTATACATAGGAATGGTTCCTTAGTACATACAACTTATGATGTCACACAAAGTACACACAGTCCTACAGAAAGTCTTAAACCAGACCAAGATCTGATTGTGAAAGATAAAAGTCTTTCCTTCCTGAATGTAGTAAATAACATAAAAAGTGTTGGTGCACAGCCTTTAACAACAGAAATCAGCACATTAACTATACTCCAAGCACCAGAAGGAGTCTCCATGTCAAAAAAAGATCAGGCATCTGCAAAAGACTGGGCCACAGATGAAGACTATATTGTAGAAGACCAGACACATGTTAAAATGGTACCTGACTATTTGAATAATGAATTAGCTCAAAGGGGTAATGGAAAGCATGAAAATGGGGTATTATCAAAATCCGATAACCACGAAGAGATTCAAGTAACTCCAGAAAGCAATGCGTCCTTACCTTCCCACGCCAGTCAAAATAATGATGGGTCCTTAATAAAGACACCTTGTGGTGTAATGCACAGTACACAAAGTCAAAGACAAGACCAAGATCTTCTGACTGTGAAGGATAAAAGTCTTTCCTTCTTGTATGTAGTAGAGAACATAGAAAGTATTAGTGCACAGCCTTCAACTACAGAAATCAGCTCAAAAGCTATACTCAAAGCACCAAAAGGAGAATCCATCGCTAAGAAAGATCATACATCTGTCAAAGATCAAAATACAGAAGACCAAATGCTTGTTAAAAAGATGCCCAACTCTTTAAATATAGAATCAGCTGAAGGACACAATGAAAAGCAAGAAAATGTTGTGTTCAAATCTGATAACCACGAGCACATTCAAGTAATTCCAGAGAGCAATACGTCCTTACCTTCACACACCAGGCAAAATAACAATGGAACCTTAGTAAAGACCACTTGTGATGTAACACAGAGTATACACAATCCTTTAGACACTACCAACCCAGATGAAATTCTCCTGATTGTGAAGGATAAAAGTCTTTCCTTCCTGAATGTAGTAAATAACATAGAAAGTGTTGGTACACAGCCTCTGACAGCAGAAATCAGGACTAAAGCTATTCTACAACCACTAAACGAAGACTCCATACTAAGGAGAGATTATACATCGGTAAAGGACCAGACCACAGATGAACACTGTATTGTAGAAGACCAGACACATGTTAAAAAGGTACCCGACTCTTTGAATAAGGAATTAGCTGTAAGAAACACTGGAGAGCAAGAAAATGTAGTATTATTAAAAGGTGATAACTATGGAAAGATTAAAGTAATTCCAGAAAGCAATGCATCCTTACCTTCACACACCAGTCAAAATAACAATGAATCCTTAGTAAAGACAGTTTGTGACATAAGACAGAGTACACACGCTCCTATAGACTCTCCAAAACCAGATGAAGATCTCCTGATTATGAAGGATAGAAGTCTTTCCTTCCTGAATGTAGTAGACAACATACAAAATGGTTGTGCAGAGCCTTCTACAGAAGAAATCAACAGAGAAGCTATAAGTGAAGCACCTAAAGGAGACTCCATGCTAAAGAAAGATCAGCTATCAGTAAAGAACCAAACCACAGGCGAAGACTGTATTTTAGAAGACCAGACACATGTTAAAAATATGCCAGACTCTTTGAATAAGGAATTAGCTGAAAGAAGCAATGGAGAGCAAGAAAATGTGGCGTTATCAAAATTTGATAACCACAAACACATTCAAGTATGCAATATATCCTTACCTTCACACACCAAGGAAAATAACGGTGATATTGCTGAAATGCTAATCAAAGTTCAAGATACAATCCAAAGTGATTATATAGAAAAATCTAACAATGACGAAGCTATTAGATGCCgggagaaaataaataataaattgccagatgaaaaaataaaacacgCATCAGTTGACTGTATTGAGGTAGAAAGTGAAGGCAATAGAGAAAATTCTACATCAGACAATTCACATAAGCTTGAAAACAAAGAATCAGAAGTAGCAAGAAACACACATGTGTGGTGGAAGAAGAAACAGATAAGCACAAACAGAAATAAGTTGTCTGTAGATTTAATTAATGCTCAATCAGTTTTACAGCAAAAGGCTATCCAAGACCCATCTACATTTAGTAAACTATCCCCTCCCAAGAGAAATGCATTATCGAAAAGAGTTAATGGTAGTCAGTTAAACTCTGTGATTAGAGATACCAAAGTAAGATCTTTGAGAAAACGTAAAGCTAGGGAGTTAACAAAGGATGATGATCTTCCAATGAAGAGAAAACTGCGCTCATTCAACATAAGTCTGAAGTCTTCCTGTCCTTATTCTAAGGATCACAGACAAACTGTGAAATCAGCTATAAAATCCACATCAAAATTGCCAAGGGCTAAGGTGATTCATACTACAGAAAAACCAAAATCAAGCACTCccttgaaaagaaaaatggaaaatcaaTCCGACAGTTTTCATCCCTCCAAAGTACCCAGGATGGAAAAAGTCACTAATCAGACATCCATTACAACGAGGTTTGCAGCTAAGACCAGTAAAGAGTATCAAGATCACTCCTTATTGAACATATCACACCAAAAG GCGCTGATGTTCGAAGCAGTACAAGAGGGAAACATAAAACTAGTCAAGGAACTGATATCGATAACGGGTCCAACTATCCGAAATGACAAGGACTCTTGCACACTTCTGCATATTGCTGCTTCCAACAACCAATACGACACAGTTTTTCATTTGCTAAACTTTATGAACCCTAACCTTATCAATAAAGATGGACAGACACCAGCACATATGGCAGCGAGGGAAGGCCACGTGCAAGTACTAAGGCTATTGCTTGCTGATAAGGATATCCAGCCTAACAAGAAAGATTCACAAGGAAGGACTTATATGGATTTG CTTGCTGGACCTTTGTTCGATGCAGTGCTTAAAGGAGAAAAGAACAAGATCTCGGCATTGCTAAAACTTGGAGCAAATCCTGATTATGATGCTGGAAGTTTTGCAGACGGAATAATGTCCAAAGAACTACGAATAACTACACCCCGTCAGCTTGCTTTTACAATACATGGCCAAAAATATCTGCCATCATTTTCAAAG GGAGACAAACATAATGCCAAAAAGGTCAGGGAGGCGCAGAGATCTCCTAGGACAAGGTCATCGACAAAAACCAAGTTGAGTGAG GTAAACACATCTAGAGGAAATAAAAATCATGTATCGAATCCGAACACTAAATCTCATCGAGGCCACGTGTGCATTTTGAATTTCAAAACCTTCCCCAAAAGACCTGAACTAGAACGGGAAGCTTCTGTTGCCGAAGTTAGTCATCTGTCAAAAGTGTTCGGGGAAATTGGCTATACCTGCGACATTCACGATTCACTAACAGAGAGTGAAGTCAGGAACACCCTGATCGGTCTCCAGGATTCGGGCAAGTTGAATGGTGCTTCTTGCGCCATTTTTCTCGTTTCTAGTCACGGTGTAAACAAAAAAGCATTCCTTACCAGTGACATGAAGCTGATAACGACAGAGTGGATGATGGGGTTATTTAGAGAGTCAGACTGCCCACAGCTCCGGAATAAACCAAAGATATTCATTTTTGACTTCACCTGCGGTTACTATATGGAGACGCTAAACCTCTATAGAGAACAACGACCTGTCAGGATGCAAGAACCAATCTGCAATACTCTCTGCTTGTACTCCCAGAGTATTGGTGTGGCCCACTGTGCAGAATGCTCTTTCGTGAATGTTCTTCGTAATACCTTGAAAAATCACAGCTTAAATAGAGATTTTGACGAGTTTTACCGTCAGCTACTTAACGAATATACTCAGAGAAATGACGGGCTGTTGCCAGAGTTCAGCAACATAGATTTTACCGGAAGGTTTTATATTAATCCCATTGATAAAGAAGACATTCTCTCCTAA